Part of the Oerskovia paurometabola genome is shown below.
GGCGTGCGCGGCGATCGACCGCCCGGCGCCCGCGGGCTACGACCACCAGACCGTCGCGCGGCTCATCGCGTCCTACGAGGAGGTCAAGACGGAGCGCTCGGTCATCGACTTCGAGGACGTCCTGCTCATGCTGGGCGACATGCTCTCGTCGCAGGGGGCCATGGCCGACGAGGTGCGCCGCCAGTACCGCCACTTCGTGGTCGACGAGTACCAGGACGTGTCGCCGCTCCAGCAGTTCGTGCTCGACCAGTGGCTGGGCGGGCGCAAGGAGCTGTGCGTGGTCGGCGACCCGTCGCAGACCATCTACTCGTTCACGGGCGCCACGCCCCACCACCTGCTCACGTTCCCGACGAAGTACCCGGGGGCCCAGGTCGTCAAGCTCGTGCGGGACTACCGGTCCACGCCCCAGGTCGTGACGCTCGCGAACCAGCTCCTGGCACGCGCGGGGCGCCGCGGGGGAGCCCACCAGGCGCTCGAGCTCGTCGCGCAGCGACCGTCCGGCCCACCGGTCGCGTACGTCGCGTACGACGACGACGAGGCCGAGGCCAAGGGCATCGCCGCGCAGATCGGCCGTCTCCTGGCGGCGGGCACGCGTGCGAGCGAGATCGCGATCCTCTACCGCACCAACGCCCAGTCGGAGGGTTTCGAGCAGGCGCTCGCGGACGCGGGCATCGCCTACCTCGTGCGGGGAGGCGAACGCTTCTTCCAGCGCAAGGAGGTCCGCGACGCGATCGTGCTCCTGCGCGGCGCGGCCCGGTCCGCGGACCCGCAGGTCCCCATGCCGGAGACGGTCCGGGACGTCCTGGTCACGGCGGGCTGGGCGAACGAGCCGCCGTCGGCGCGTGGTGCCGCGCGCGAGCGGTGGGAGTCCATGCAGGCCCTGGTCGCCCTGGCCGACGACGTCGCACGCGTCGCGCCGCAGGACGCGCCTCCCACGGTGGTCTCGTTCGTCGCGGAGCTCGACGAGCGCGCCTCGGCCCAGCATGCGCCCACGGTCGAGGGGGTCACGCTCGCGTCGCTGCACGCGGCGAAGGGGCTGGAGTGGGACGCGGTCTTCCTCGCGGGCATGAGCGAGGGCCTCATGCCCATCTCGCTCGCGGAGACGGACGAGGCGGTCGCCGAGGAGCGCCGCCTGCTGTACGTGGGCATCACCCGTGCACGGGAGCACCTGCAGGTGTCGTTCGGGCGGTCGCGCAACCCGGGCGGGCGTGCGTCGCGACGTCGGACGCGCTTCCTCGACGGGCTCTGGCCCGACGAGGAGCATGCGCGTGCTCCGCGTCGCAGCCGCGCGAACCAGAACAAGGTCCGTCTCACGGGCGAGTACGACCAGGCGTTGTTCGAGCA
Proteins encoded:
- a CDS encoding ATP-dependent DNA helicase UvrD2 codes for the protein MPNESADQILEALDPDQRDVALALHGPVCVLAGAGTGKTRAITHRIAYGVRTGVYTPTSVLAVTFTARAAGEMRTRLRELGATGVQARTFHAAALRQLSYFWPKVVGGAPPRILEYKAPVVGEAARRLGLGVDRIAVRDLSSEVEWSKVSLVTADDYVRACAAIDRPAPAGYDHQTVARLIASYEEVKTERSVIDFEDVLLMLGDMLSSQGAMADEVRRQYRHFVVDEYQDVSPLQQFVLDQWLGGRKELCVVGDPSQTIYSFTGATPHHLLTFPTKYPGAQVVKLVRDYRSTPQVVTLANQLLARAGRRGGAHQALELVAQRPSGPPVAYVAYDDDEAEAKGIAAQIGRLLAAGTRASEIAILYRTNAQSEGFEQALADAGIAYLVRGGERFFQRKEVRDAIVLLRGAARSADPQVPMPETVRDVLVTAGWANEPPSARGAARERWESMQALVALADDVARVAPQDAPPTVVSFVAELDERASAQHAPTVEGVTLASLHAAKGLEWDAVFLAGMSEGLMPISLAETDEAVAEERRLLYVGITRAREHLQVSFGRSRNPGGRASRRRTRFLDGLWPDEEHARAPRRSRANQNKVRLTGEYDQALFEQLREWRMSVAQETDKPAFTILVDGTLAAIAETRPASVPDLARINGIGPAKIEKYGATLLDIVARSAG